From Methanobacterium congolense, one genomic window encodes:
- a CDS encoding 50S ribosomal protein L40e — MARFEEAENRIFKIKICLKCNARNPPTAKTCRKCGYKGLRYKAKEPRG; from the coding sequence ATGGCTAGATTTGAAGAAGCAGAGAACAGAATCTTCAAGATAAAGATTTGTCTTAAATGTAACGCAAGAAACCCACCAACCGCAAAAACATGCAGGAAATGCGGTTACAAAGGTTTAAGATACAAGGCAAAAGAACCAAGAGGCTGA